A genome region from Labrus mixtus chromosome 9, fLabMix1.1, whole genome shotgun sequence includes the following:
- the hspa13 gene encoding heat shock 70 kDa protein 13, producing MSGEISMIGSVILALFLAGYLGQQYLPPPKPKVIGLDLGTTFCSVGVFLPGSGEVEIIRDQEGRKSIPSAVSFTTTEVLVGHKAVDLADSNPQNTIYDAKRFIGKTFESEVLKEESARYPFKVMNNNGSAEFEIFTNHTFTVTPEFIGSRLLLKMKKMAERQLNVPIQKAVISVPAEFDERQRNYTVRAANLAGLEILRVINEPTAAAMAYGLHKVDVFNVLVVDLGGGTLDVSLLNKQGGMFLTRAMAGNNKLGGQDFSQRLLQYTTEQVQQDFGVPLTLKEDLHRLRQAVEAAKLNLTLQHSTTIRLPLHLHSSESSEGSAPAPVLFQSVITRKLFEDLNEDLFQKILAPVKTVLTEGHLEKQEVDEIVLVGGSTRIPRIRRLISEFFGKEPNTSVDPDLAVVTGVAIQAGIMGGSWPLQVSAIEIPNRHLRKTNFS from the exons ATGTCCGGAGAAATATCCATGATTG GTTCGGTGATTCTGGCCTTGTTCCTGGCTGGGTATCTGGGCCAGCAGTATTTACCACCCCCAAAACCGAAAGTGATCGGCCTGGACCTCGGGACCACTTTCTGTTCCGTCGGGGTCTTCCTGCCGGGCAGCGGGGAGGTAGAGATCATCAGAGACCAGGAGGGACGGAAGAGCATCCCGAGCGCCGTCTCTTTCACCACCACAGAGGTTCTGGTGGGACACAAAGCCGTGGACCTGGCGGACAGCAACCCACAGAACACCATCTATGACGCCAAGAGGTTCATAGGAAAAACATTTGAGTCCGAGGTCCTGAAGGAGGAGAGTGCTCGCTATCCATTTAAG gTGATGAACAACAATGGAAGTGCAGAGTTTGAGATCTTCACCAACCACACCTTCACTGTGACACCAGAGTTCATCGGCTCCAGGCTGCTCCTGAAGATGAAAAAGATGGCAGAGAGGCAGCTCAATGTGCCCATCCAAAAAGCTGTTATCTCTGTGCCTGCAGAGTTTGACGAGAGACAAAGGAACTACACGGTCAGGGCTGCCAACCTCGCTG GTCTGGAGATCCTGCGTGTGATCAATGAGCCCACAGCAGCAGCGATGGCCTACGGCCTGCACAAGGTGGACGTGTTCAACGTGCTGGTGGTCGACCTTGGGGGAGGGACCCTGGATGTTTCTCTGCTCAACAAACAGGGAGGCATGTTTCTCACCAGAGCCATGGCAG gcaACAACAAGCTGGGAGGTCAAGACTTCAGCCAGAGGTTGCTCCAATACACCACAGAGCAAGTCCAGCAGGACTTTGGTGTCCCACTGACCCTGAAAGAGGACCTTCACCGTCTGAGACAGGCTGTGGAAGCAGCCAAGCTGAACCTCACCCTCCAGCACAGCACCACCATCAGGCTGCCCCTGCACCTCCACAGCTCTGAGTCGTCTGAGGGATCTGCTCCTGCTCCGGTCCTCTTCCAGTCTGTGATCACTCGCAAGCTGTTCGAAGACCTCAATGAGGATCTTTTCCAGAAAATCCTGGCTCCTGTTAAGACCGTGTTGACTGAGGGCCACCTGGAGAAGCAGGAAGTAGATGAGATTGTTCTGGTTGGAGGGTCCACCAGGATACCCCGAATCAGACGGCTGATCAGTGAGTTCTTTGGGAAGGAGCCTAACACATCAGTAGACCCTGACCTGGCTGTGGTTACAGGGGTGGCCATTCAGGCTGGCATCATGGGGGGCTCCTGGCCTTTACAAGTCAGCGCTATAGAAATCCCCAACAGGCACCTGCGCAAGACGAACTTCAGCTAA
- the gdpd5b gene encoding glycerophosphodiester phosphodiesterase domain-containing protein 5 isoform X2, whose amino-acid sequence MVKHQPLQVYERQLCLSCITGIYGCRWKRYQRSHDDTTKWELLWSLILLFTFSLLLVWFYFWWEAHNDYNEFNWFLYNRSGEWSDGTVPILATTAAGFTYIAFLMVLALCHIALGQQLNLHWIHKIGVATALLTTIIGVISVNQTWGQEWDVIPISLQATGPFLHIGALAAVTALSWIVAGQVARSEKTMFQVVVMLLYLTVLLGLYVVPLYITSPCIMDRNSLKQRPDVIGHQGAPMLAPENTLWSFQRALQMNVTGFEADVTISEDGVPFLMHDHTLQRTTDVQKVFPDRATIDASYFNWTDLQHLNAGQWFLKGDPFWTVHMLSPHEKDLITNQSVCSLEQLLKLASYHNTTVVFRLRRPPPEHPCHYSWINDTLQAVQQSGIPQSLVMWTPNEDRAMVKQLAPGLIQTSLEKLNPKSLDQSGISRLLLRYNQASTQEIRDFSQSNVNLTLYTVNEPWLYSVLWCSGVSAVSSEAPQILNKVPYPVWLMRPDEYCLMWVSADLISFAVVVGIFIFQKYRMSGMRSYNPEQIMLSAAVRRSSRDLNVMKEKLIFSEVGNGVGSAEELYADNGYDYYTNQGINQ is encoded by the exons TGGGAGTTGCTGTGgtccctcatcctcctcttcaccttctctctgctgctggtcTGGTTCTACTTCTGGTGGGAGGCACATAACGACTATAATGAGTTCAACTG GTTCCTCTACAACCGCTCCGGGGAGTGGAGTGATGGCACTGTTCCCATCCTGGCCACCACCGCTGCTGGCTTCACCTACATTGCATTTTTAATG GTTTTAGCACTTTGCCACATTGCACTTGGGCAACAGTTGAATTTGCACTGGATCCATAAG ATAGGAGTGGCTACTGCTCTGCTCACCACCATCATTGGGGTAAtatctgtcaatcaaacatgGGGTCAAGAGTGGGATGTCATCCCCATTTCCCTACAG GCTACTGGGCCGTTCCTGCACATCGGGGCTCTTGCTGCAGTAACAGCACTGTCTTGGATTGTGGCTGGACAGGTTGCCCGCTCAGAAAAAACAA TGTTTCAGGTAGTGGTCATGCTGCTGTATCTCACTGTGTTACTGGGACTCTATGTGGTACCTCTTTACATCACCTCCCCGTGCATAATGGACCGCAACTCCCTCAAACAACGCCCTGATGTCATTGGCCACCAGGGAGCCCCCATG CTTGCTCCTGAGAACACACTGTGGTCCTTCCAGCGAGCTCTGCAGATGAACGTCACTGGGTTTGAGGCTGATGTCACtatcag TGAGGATGGAGTGCCTTTCCTGATGCATGACCACACCCTGCAGAGGACCACAGATGTACAGAAGGTTTTCCCAGACAGAGCAACGATTGATGCTTCCTACTTCAACTGGACGGATCTGCAGCATCTCAATGCAGGACAGTGGTTCCTAAAG GGTGACCCTTTCTGGACTGTGCACATGCTGTCCCCACACGAGAAGGATCTGATTACCAACCAGAGTGTGTGCAGCCTGGAGCAGCTTCTGAAACTGGCTTCCTATCACAACACCACAGTGGTGTTTAGGCTGAGGAGACCTCCTCCAGAACACCCCTGCCATTACAGCTGGATCAATGATACTCTGCAGGCTGTGCAGCAGTCTGGCATTCCTCAGAGCCTG GTGATGTGGACTCCAAATGAAGACAGAGCGATGGTGAAACAGCTGGCCCCTGGTCTGATCCAGACCTCACTGGAGAAGCTGAATCCTAAGAGTCTAGATCAGTCTGGCATCAGCAGGCTGCTGCTCAGATACAACCAGGCCAGCACACAGGAAATCAG AGACTTCTCCCAGAGCAATGTCAACCTCACTCTTTACACTGTCAACGAGCCCTGGCTCTACTCGGTGCTCTGGTGCAGCGGGGTGTCTGCAGTCTCCTCAGAGGCACCACAGATCCTTAATAAGGTGCCTTACCCCGTCTGGCTCATG agacCAGATGAATACTGCCTGATGTGGGTGTCTGCTGACCTCATCtcttttgctgttgttgtaggaatATTCATTTTCCAGAA GTATCGCATGAGCGGTATGCGCAGCTACAACCCTGAACAAATCATGCTGAGTGCCGCAGTCAGGAGGTCCAGCAGAGACCTCAACGTGATGAAGGAGAAACTAATTTTCTCTG AGGTGGGGAATGGTGTTGGAAGTGCTGAAGAGCTGTATGCAGACAATGGCTACGACTACTACACCAATCAGGGCATAAACCAGTGA
- the gdpd5b gene encoding glycerophosphodiester phosphodiesterase domain-containing protein 5 isoform X1 — MVKHQPLQVYERQLCLSCITGIYGCRWKRYQRSHDDTTKWELLWSLILLFTFSLLLVWFYFWWEAHNDYNEFNWFLYNRSGEWSDGTVPILATTAAGFTYIAFLMVLALCHIALGQQLNLHWIHKIGVATALLTTIIGVISVNQTWGQEWDVIPISLQATGPFLHIGALAAVTALSWIVAGQVARSEKTMFQVVVMLLYLTVLLGLYVVPLYITSPCIMDRNSLKQRPDVIGHQGAPMLAPENTLWSFQRALQMNVTGFEADVTISEDGVPFLMHDHTLQRTTDVQKVFPDRATIDASYFNWTDLQHLNAGQWFLKGDPFWTVHMLSPHEKDLITNQSVCSLEQLLKLASYHNTTVVFRLRRPPPEHPCHYSWINDTLQAVQQSGIPQSLVMWTPNEDRAMVKQLAPGLIQTSLEKLNPKSLDQSGISRLLLRYNQASTQEIRDFSQSNVNLTLYTVNEPWLYSVLWCSGVSAVSSEAPQILNKVPYPVWLMRPDEYCLMWVSADLISFAVVVGIFIFQNYHMIRYRMSGMRSYNPEQIMLSAAVRRSSRDLNVMKEKLIFSEVGNGVGSAEELYADNGYDYYTNQGINQ, encoded by the exons TGGGAGTTGCTGTGgtccctcatcctcctcttcaccttctctctgctgctggtcTGGTTCTACTTCTGGTGGGAGGCACATAACGACTATAATGAGTTCAACTG GTTCCTCTACAACCGCTCCGGGGAGTGGAGTGATGGCACTGTTCCCATCCTGGCCACCACCGCTGCTGGCTTCACCTACATTGCATTTTTAATG GTTTTAGCACTTTGCCACATTGCACTTGGGCAACAGTTGAATTTGCACTGGATCCATAAG ATAGGAGTGGCTACTGCTCTGCTCACCACCATCATTGGGGTAAtatctgtcaatcaaacatgGGGTCAAGAGTGGGATGTCATCCCCATTTCCCTACAG GCTACTGGGCCGTTCCTGCACATCGGGGCTCTTGCTGCAGTAACAGCACTGTCTTGGATTGTGGCTGGACAGGTTGCCCGCTCAGAAAAAACAA TGTTTCAGGTAGTGGTCATGCTGCTGTATCTCACTGTGTTACTGGGACTCTATGTGGTACCTCTTTACATCACCTCCCCGTGCATAATGGACCGCAACTCCCTCAAACAACGCCCTGATGTCATTGGCCACCAGGGAGCCCCCATG CTTGCTCCTGAGAACACACTGTGGTCCTTCCAGCGAGCTCTGCAGATGAACGTCACTGGGTTTGAGGCTGATGTCACtatcag TGAGGATGGAGTGCCTTTCCTGATGCATGACCACACCCTGCAGAGGACCACAGATGTACAGAAGGTTTTCCCAGACAGAGCAACGATTGATGCTTCCTACTTCAACTGGACGGATCTGCAGCATCTCAATGCAGGACAGTGGTTCCTAAAG GGTGACCCTTTCTGGACTGTGCACATGCTGTCCCCACACGAGAAGGATCTGATTACCAACCAGAGTGTGTGCAGCCTGGAGCAGCTTCTGAAACTGGCTTCCTATCACAACACCACAGTGGTGTTTAGGCTGAGGAGACCTCCTCCAGAACACCCCTGCCATTACAGCTGGATCAATGATACTCTGCAGGCTGTGCAGCAGTCTGGCATTCCTCAGAGCCTG GTGATGTGGACTCCAAATGAAGACAGAGCGATGGTGAAACAGCTGGCCCCTGGTCTGATCCAGACCTCACTGGAGAAGCTGAATCCTAAGAGTCTAGATCAGTCTGGCATCAGCAGGCTGCTGCTCAGATACAACCAGGCCAGCACACAGGAAATCAG AGACTTCTCCCAGAGCAATGTCAACCTCACTCTTTACACTGTCAACGAGCCCTGGCTCTACTCGGTGCTCTGGTGCAGCGGGGTGTCTGCAGTCTCCTCAGAGGCACCACAGATCCTTAATAAGGTGCCTTACCCCGTCTGGCTCATG agacCAGATGAATACTGCCTGATGTGGGTGTCTGCTGACCTCATCtcttttgctgttgttgtaggaatATTCATTTTCCAGAA CTATCACATGATCAG GTATCGCATGAGCGGTATGCGCAGCTACAACCCTGAACAAATCATGCTGAGTGCCGCAGTCAGGAGGTCCAGCAGAGACCTCAACGTGATGAAGGAGAAACTAATTTTCTCTG AGGTGGGGAATGGTGTTGGAAGTGCTGAAGAGCTGTATGCAGACAATGGCTACGACTACTACACCAATCAGGGCATAAACCAGTGA